In Cicer arietinum cultivar CDC Frontier isolate Library 1 chromosome 7, Cicar.CDCFrontier_v2.0, whole genome shotgun sequence, a single window of DNA contains:
- the LOC101492603 gene encoding mitochondrial import inner membrane translocase subunit TIM23-2-like — translation MAHNDSNSDPNSQTRFYNPYKDLDIPIQNLYKLSTSPEFLFDEEARRKRRSWGENLTFYTGCGYLGGSIAGAGVGLVDGVKAFESSDTAKLRINRILNSSGHSGRTWGNRVGIIGLLYAGIESGIEAARDTDDAWNSVAAGLGTGALYRAARGVRSAAVAGAVGGVLVGVAVTAKQALKRYVPI, via the coding sequence ATGGCGCATAACGACTCAAACTCCGATCCCAATTCCCAAACCCGATTCTACAACCCATACAAAGACCTTGATATTCCTATTCAAAATCTCTACAAACTCTCAACCTCACCGGAGTTTCTCTTCGACGAAGAAGCTCGCCGTAAACGCCGTTCATGGGGAGAAAATCTCACCTTCTACACCGGTTGCGGTTACCTCGGTGGTTCAATCGCCGGTGCCGGAGTCGGACTCGTCGACGGTGTTAAAGCCTTCGAGTCCAGCGACACCGCAAAGCTTCGAATCAACCGAATACTTAACTCCTCCGGTCATTCCGGTCGGACGTGGGGAAACCGTGTCGGTATCATCGGATTGCTTTACGCCGGAATCGAGAGCGGGATCGAGGCTGCGAGGGATACTGATGATGCTTGGAACAGCGTTGCGGCGGGTCTTGGTACCGGTGCACTTTATCGAGCGGCGAGAGGGGTGAGATCGGCGGCCGTGGCTGGAGCTGTTGGTGGAGTTCTTGTTGGAGTTGCCGTGACGGCGAAACAGGCGTTGAAACGATATGTACCTATATGA